In one window of Chloroflexota bacterium DNA:
- a CDS encoding glycosyltransferase family 4 protein: protein MGIRTAFVSTYPPRRCGIATFTRDLASVAGAHEIVALQPAGQVEPYPVEVHHRIRRDVDADYTRTARALRDCDVDVVSIQHEYGIWGGDDGARVLDFVAALDRPVVATLHTVLRHPTPSQRRILSRLVRDVATTVVMSESAASLLTTVYDVDSSRVEVVPHGVPDLKLVDPDSAKPALGLVGRRVLLSFGLLGPGKGYELAIEAMPAIVRDVPDACYVVLGATHPDLLRREGEAYRRSLVARTDSLRMGDHVRFVDRFVSRGELGRWLQAADVFVTPYPNLDQIVSGTLSYAMGAGRAVVSTPYTYATELLADGRGVLVPPRSPGALADAVANLLTDPGLRTAVGRRAHEYSRPMLWRSVGAAYMRVFERVARLTPVAATARASMFPIGV from the coding sequence ATGGGCATCCGGACGGCATTCGTGTCGACCTATCCACCCCGGCGCTGCGGGATCGCGACGTTCACCCGCGACCTGGCCTCCGTCGCCGGAGCGCACGAGATCGTCGCCCTCCAGCCGGCCGGCCAGGTGGAGCCGTACCCGGTGGAAGTCCACCATCGCATCCGGCGGGACGTGGATGCCGACTACACGCGGACGGCCCGAGCGCTCCGCGACTGCGATGTGGATGTCGTCTCGATCCAGCACGAGTACGGCATCTGGGGTGGCGACGATGGTGCCCGGGTCCTGGACTTCGTCGCCGCCCTCGACAGGCCGGTCGTCGCCACGCTCCATACGGTCCTTCGGCACCCGACCCCGTCCCAGCGTCGTATCCTCTCGCGGCTCGTGCGGGACGTGGCGACGACCGTGGTGATGTCCGAGTCCGCCGCGTCGCTCCTGACCACCGTCTATGACGTCGACTCGAGCCGGGTGGAGGTCGTGCCACACGGAGTCCCGGATCTGAAGCTCGTCGACCCGGACTCCGCCAAACCGGCCCTGGGCCTGGTCGGCCGGCGCGTCCTGCTGAGCTTCGGGCTGCTCGGCCCGGGCAAAGGGTATGAACTGGCGATCGAGGCCATGCCGGCCATCGTGCGCGACGTGCCCGATGCCTGCTACGTGGTGCTTGGGGCGACCCACCCGGACCTGCTCCGACGGGAAGGGGAGGCCTATCGTCGGAGCCTGGTCGCACGGACCGATTCGCTCCGCATGGGCGACCACGTGCGGTTCGTCGATCGTTTTGTGAGCCGGGGGGAGCTCGGGCGATGGCTCCAGGCGGCAGACGTCTTCGTCACGCCGTACCCGAACCTCGACCAGATCGTGTCCGGCACACTTTCCTACGCGATGGGCGCCGGCCGAGCCGTGGTGTCGACGCCGTACACATATGCGACCGAGCTGTTGGCCGACGGACGTGGCGTGCTCGTCCCGCCGCGCTCCCCCGGGGCCCTTGCCGACGCCGTCGCCAACCTCCTCACCGATCCGGGTCTGCGAACGGCTGTCGGACGTCGGGCCCACGAATACAGTCGTCCGATGCTGTGGCGATCGGTGGGCGCGGCGTACATGCGCGTGTTCGAGCGAGTCGCGAGACTGACGCCGGTCGCCGCGACCGCCCGGGCGTCGATGTTCCCGATCGGTGTCTGA
- a CDS encoding PadR family transcriptional regulator, with product MSIDTPAESPARLTSTSYLVLGLVEREGPSTPYELKRHVATTIGHFWSFPHALLYKEPPRLVELGLLTEEREADGRRRRLFTITGRGRAAIRAWLAKPSPEPTELRDAGLLQLFFADLGPADQRRALAVAQLAIHRAVLARYEEDRRAEGLHDGSDAAPRTVEHWRGVTLPMGLLYERAAVQFWEGIAAGARVDDTAAEG from the coding sequence ATGTCAATCGACACCCCGGCCGAATCGCCCGCACGCCTGACCTCGACGTCATACCTCGTGCTGGGCCTGGTCGAGCGCGAAGGTCCATCCACTCCCTACGAGCTCAAGCGCCACGTGGCGACGACCATCGGTCACTTCTGGTCCTTCCCCCACGCGCTGCTCTACAAGGAGCCGCCGCGCCTCGTCGAGCTGGGGCTGTTGACGGAGGAGCGCGAGGCGGATGGGCGGCGACGACGGCTCTTCACGATCACCGGCCGCGGCCGCGCGGCGATCAGGGCGTGGCTCGCGAAGCCCTCCCCGGAACCGACCGAACTGCGCGATGCCGGCCTGCTCCAGCTGTTCTTCGCGGATCTGGGGCCAGCCGACCAGCGCCGGGCTCTGGCGGTCGCTCAGCTCGCGATCCATCGCGCCGTCCTCGCCCGCTACGAGGAGGATCGGCGCGCCGAGGGCCTGCACGACGGATCGGACGCGGCGCCGCGCACCGTCGAGCACTGGCGCGGAGTCACGCTGCCGATGGGCCTCCTCTACGAGCGGGCCGCGGTCCAGTTCTGGGAGGGGATCGCGGCGGGCGCCCGGGTGGATGACACCGCCGCGGAGGGCTGA
- the groES gene encoding co-chaperone GroES: MKKLRPLGDRVVVQPTPGEETTKSGIVIPDTAKEKPQEGTIIAVGPGRILDDGKREQIDVKKGDKVLYAKYAGTEFKLDGEDLMIIGQKDILAVVESRP, translated from the coding sequence ATGAAGAAGCTCCGACCTCTGGGCGACCGCGTCGTCGTTCAGCCGACTCCCGGCGAGGAGACGACGAAGAGCGGCATCGTGATCCCGGACACCGCGAAGGAGAAGCCCCAGGAGGGGACGATCATCGCTGTCGGCCCCGGCCGCATCCTCGACGATGGCAAGCGCGAGCAGATCGACGTGAAGAAGGGCGACAAGGTCCTCTACGCGAAGTACGCCGGGACGGAATTCAAGCTTGACGGCGAGGACCTCATGATCATCGGCCAGAAGGACATCCTCGCGGTGGTCGAGAGCCGACCGTAG
- a CDS encoding glycosidase, with protein MTALDHLLQRAENNPILTAADLPYRANAVFNPGAARVGEETILLVRVEDLRGISHLQVARSLDGATSWRFDAEPLLQPVEQHPEEIWGCEDPRLTWLADREEWAIAYTAYSRRGPLVSLALTRDFREVRRLGPVTPPEDKDAALFPRQIGGRWAMIHRPSPLRGGAHMWISFSPDLRHWGDHELLLEARDGAWWDAGKIGLGPPPLETAEGWLVLYHGAHATAAGPIYRVGLALLDLDDPRVVLRRSDEWVFAPSAAYERAGDVGQVVFPCGWILDAAADRLSVYYGAADSVVALATASFRKVMDSIGTAPRHQRRRTADDPDWS; from the coding sequence GTGACAGCCTTGGACCATCTCCTCCAGCGGGCCGAGAACAACCCGATCCTCACGGCTGCGGACCTGCCATACCGCGCCAACGCGGTCTTCAATCCCGGCGCGGCACGGGTCGGTGAGGAGACGATCCTTCTTGTCCGGGTCGAGGATCTGCGGGGCATCTCGCACCTCCAGGTGGCGCGCAGCCTCGACGGTGCGACCTCCTGGCGTTTCGATGCCGAGCCGCTGCTGCAGCCGGTCGAGCAGCACCCGGAGGAGATCTGGGGCTGCGAGGATCCACGCCTCACGTGGCTCGCGGACCGCGAAGAGTGGGCCATCGCGTACACCGCGTACAGCCGTCGCGGACCGCTCGTGTCCCTGGCCCTGACGCGCGACTTCCGCGAGGTTCGTCGGCTCGGTCCGGTGACGCCGCCGGAGGACAAGGACGCGGCACTCTTCCCGCGCCAGATCGGCGGACGGTGGGCGATGATCCATCGGCCGTCCCCGCTCCGCGGTGGGGCTCACATGTGGATCTCGTTCTCGCCCGACCTCCGTCACTGGGGCGATCACGAGCTCCTCCTGGAGGCGCGCGATGGCGCATGGTGGGACGCGGGCAAGATCGGCCTGGGACCGCCCCCACTCGAGACCGCGGAGGGCTGGCTCGTGCTCTACCACGGCGCCCATGCCACCGCGGCGGGTCCCATCTATCGGGTCGGTCTGGCCCTCCTCGACCTCGACGATCCCCGCGTCGTGCTCCGTCGGAGCGACGAGTGGGTGTTCGCTCCCAGCGCGGCCTATGAGCGCGCCGGTGACGTCGGCCAGGTCGTGTTTCCCTGCGGGTGGATCCTCGATGCGGCTGCCGACCGCCTGTCCGTCTACTACGGCGCCGCCGACTCGGTGGTCGCCCTCGCGACTGCATCATTCCGCAAGGTCATGGACAGCATCGGGACTGCCCCTCGACACCAGCGTCGCCGGACGGCGGACGATCCCGACTGGTCGTAG